The sequence below is a genomic window from Monodelphis domestica isolate mMonDom1 chromosome 2, mMonDom1.pri, whole genome shotgun sequence.
CTAGTCCCCTTCCTTCTCACCTCAGGGAAATCACAGTGATCAAATGAAGCTAACAGAAAGCACTTGGCTGCTTGCTTATATTTTCGAGCAGCCAACTCAGCCAGGcctaaaaaatataagaaaaggaatgagagagacaaATGAAGCCAAGAGCCACCTAAATGAAAGCAGCCTTTGTTTAGGGAACCCAGTAGCCCAGAAGTAAATTGGCCCCTGATCCCCCTTCTATACCCCATGAATTTGGGTCCACAAAACcaccagaagaaaataaaatccaaatagtTAGGGACTGGGCAGGCTTCATCTATAACTAGAGCCAGTGGAGCTTTTCTATACATGCTAAAACTAAGCTGACTTGCCTTGCCTACACGCCCCAAGATTAGTTGCAACAtatgaattaggaaaaaattatttattttgaatttgagaAGGGTGTCAGAAAATTGCCCTACCTGACTATCTTTCCCCTTTTAACCCTAGGGGAGGCTCTGCCTAGACTTCCCTTACCTGCTGCACACTTGAGCTTGGTAAGAATAGCCTGGGTCTGGCTGTCCCTTTCCCCTCGCTGCTGTGAGAAGGAAGACATAGACTAAGAGAACGAACAACCACCACCAATACTTTTTTCTATCCCTTGGGGCCAGCCCGAGAAAGAACAAGAGGAGCAAACAGGATGTGTTCTGTTCAATAACCAGGGTCAAGACATGACTTGAAGTGATGCCAAGAAAGCCCAGAGGAAACCCACCCTGAAAGAGAAATAGCATGGGAGTGTAGTGGGTGGGGAGTGGAAATGAGATTTCAAAGAGCAccaagaaatgaaggaaaaatcacAAGATCAACAGGGAATGGATAAGGCACTAGCACGGTTACCTCAGCAATCTCAGGAGTAGATTCAGCTTTGCTGACATAGCTCAAGACATGGGACCAGTTCTGTAGGTAGACACTGACCTGCTGGGCAGAGAGCATGGAATGTGGTTTGATGGCACCACCTACTGGCCTCTGAGTGTCCTGAGGGATGTAGGCAACCTTCCCCaggtcttccccccccccaacatagTAGATTTCTGCTTATTCCCACCTTGATTACATTGAGGCACATATTAATGACATGTTTGGCGCTGGTACAGTAGTCCCGAGCCCGGGAGTAACACTTGAGGGCATTGCTGAGATCGCCACAGTCAAGGTAATGGTCACCCAAGTCATCATGCCCCCGCCTGCCAGGGAGAAGCAAGGAGTAAGGCAGATGCTTGGGAGCCCATTTCCTCCCACTtcttaacacccccccccccttttctgttTCCCCCAATCCTCTTACCTGATGCTCTCCTTGATAGAGTTTCCTTTGTAGTTTTTCAGGTCTGTATCCAGCTTCTCCAGTTTTAGCAGTGCCTTCTTTCTAGTGGCCTCCACCCAGGCTGTGTCCAGAGGTGGGGGTTCCACCCCTCCCTCAGGGACAGCATCAGGAGCATTTTGTAGCTCTCTGTTGTCagggtagtggtggtagtagtagcaaGAGAAACATTGTCATTGGAGATTTAGGAAGAAGTAGGGGAAATAGTAGCAGAGAAGAACCACCAAGCTGTTTAGGGTGACGAAATCTCTCCCTGCTAGCTgcctcattttttcttcctctccccaaagTTGAATTTTTCATTGAAACTGTCCTGTCTAATAATCTCTACCATCCTGAAAAACCTTCCCAATGTGTTTGACTTATACCACCtgctcccattttcttttctatggtCAGGGTCTAAGAGCTCTAGACAGTGGGGCTTGCTCCCTCAGCCCCTTCCAGCTCCCAGGAGCACCCTAATCTGGAtctacccccctcccccttttcttcccaCATCCTAATACCACACCTGGTAGCCTCAGAGAGCTTTCGGTGGATCTCCTCATAAACATCCACATTGAAGGTCCTCTGTACAAAGGACAATGCCATCTTCAGGGCTTCTACCCGAAGCTGTGGGCAGTGATCTGCAATGAACTGTAGCCGCTCAATGCGCATTAGCCCACTGTAACTGGATGCATACTGTTCCAGGtcctgaaagagaaaagagagtctGATAAGGTGCAATATCTTCAATACACAGATCCCTATAATAGGCACTGTATGAAAATAGAGATTGAAATGTAATTCCTGTCCACAAAAATCATAAGACCTCTCAGTAATATTCAAACTCACATACTTGAAGAAGCACAGATGCACACAACTTAAACTAAAACCTGTATAAATAAGTGCAGAGGGAAGGTAGTGATCAGAACTAGGGTCACTGGTTGGCAGAAAAGGGAGCAGCATTCAAAGTAGCATTCGAGCTTTTAGCTAGAAGAGAATGAACAATGTGTGTGGAACAAAGTAAAGGCCTTTGCTTACTTGGGGGGATCAATGTTAGGGCTAGAAAAAGTGGAGAGAAGAGTTACCGAGTGGGGGTAGTGTTCAGATTTGATGGTCAATAAGGAGCCATTGCAGATGTCTAAGCCATGACTGTGGTGGTATTCTGAAGACTCTTCTAGCCATCACACAGGATGGATTTGGGAAAGAGAACACTACTAATGTAGCGCCCCTACCTCTCTCTAGGGGTACCATCTAACTATGCCAGTCTGGGAGTGAAAATACCTTTGTCATATAGTCTCAAAGAGTTTTATTCCCAAAGGAGAGGCACTACCCTCTCAGCTCCAAGCTCCACATACCAGGGTGGGATTTTCCACCACATAGTTGATGTCTGGTGCATTCTGCTGATCCTCTTGAGGGTCCACATCAATCTGCATGGGTTCCACTGCCCCCTGCAATGCAGATGCCAGTCACCTGTGCACTCAAGCCTGAGAGAGTGCCCATGGCACACTAGTATTCAAAGTTTTATTCTGATCCTttatcctccccctccccaaatagaCCCTGCCCAGGACCAAGGTTTTGTCAGATTCTTCCTGTGCATAACACTATACCCACCCACCAGAGCTTTCCATCCAAAGGATGCCTTCTAGAGTCCCAACTCCACCAACCCCATCTCCCTAACACTACCAGACCTGGGGGGAGAGGGAAATTTCAAGGAATTCTTCAACAGTACCCAGGAGCCCATAAACACAACCTCCCCTACCCAGTTCCCTCCTAACCCACCATCATTAGAGGGGAAAGTCAGAAATGAAGAGAGCTAGACAGTAACCACTTGGCATCCCCAAGGCAAGTTCCCAACTACTGGCCTGATGTGGTTTCCTCAAAGTCATAAAGGAGAAACAGGTGAGACCTCAACCACTGGATGCAAAGGGTACCCTGCCACATCCTAAGCCATCCCATACCATCTGTCCTATGTAGATGGAGCAGTAATATTTGTAGTTCGAGTTACAGCCatgaaaatggggaaagaaatacAGGCATCAACTTGGGAAATCATACTGGGCATTCCCAAAGTGGAAAGAAATACAAAGGCTGCAATCTCAGATTATCAGCTTCTGTTCCTCACCTCTACCAGGTCTGGGCAAAACCCCAAAAGGCAGGCCGCTAAGCAGAGCTTCCAGAAACTTGGGTCACTGTTATTGTTCTACCCCTTCCCAACCCCACCTCAGGAAAAGTAGTATAGCTGATCCACAGGCTCCTAATCACATAACCAATtgctggggaagagggagaaggaagaaggggcgAGGAATAGGGAAATGGGAGTTCTGCCCAATctatctttttcttccctcccccctccttgcCCTCGGCACTGAGTCCCTGATCTTGGGGCTGGCAATGCAGTGGGGGCCCAGCCACGGCAGGGGCGGCTGGGGCTCCGCTCCCTCCTCCCTCGCTGGGGACCCCCTCTCCTGGAAGGTACCTCATAGAGCAGCGTACAGGCCGACAGACTGGCGCTCAGGCTGAAGTCTCCGGCTGTGCCAGGGAGGAAGAGGTCTGACCTACTGCTGTGAGGGGTGCAGTACAGATCTGTCACTGATGAAGAGGCTGAGCTGGGGGCCGAGCTATCCCTCATTCTGTCCTGACTTTCTGCACCCCCTGACCCTGACACAGAGCTGGCTGGCTGCTGAAGGGGAGAAACAATGTTAATGTAGGGGGGAACCAAAGCACCTCTCCACCACTGGGAGGCCCCCTATTAGGCCAGAGAGCCAAGTTGTGGCAGGTCTGACCCAGCTGGGCTCCCACTCTGAGGCTCATACCTGGGAGATGAGTGACCCTGAGACACCAGGGGCGGACTACAGAGTCCTACTGATAGGGGCCACAATTTGACCCAGAGCATTCTCCACCCAGCGGCGGTGGGGGAGGgcgggagggaaggagggagggaggaagggacgtGTCCTGGGAACCCGGCACAGCAGCCTGGTGGGGACAAGCTCAAGGACGGAGGGGCACGAGGGGGGGGCAGAAGCTCTCAGGGGGCGGCCCCCCTGTCTGTCCTGCGTGCTCCATCCACAAAGGATCACGTACCCCGGACAAGCGGGGTCTCCAGGATCCTGGGTCCCTGGGACGGGGTGAAAGGCCTACCGAGGGCCTAGCAGGGCCCGGTCGGACCCGAGCCATCTCCCTCGGGAGCCCCCTGCCCGGTCCAGGGAGCCCCTTTCCAGGGCCACGGCCTCGGCGAGCCTCGGGGGCGTGGCCTGCAGCCGGCCGGAGAACCCGTTCCCAGGGCGGGCGGGTGGAGAAGCGGCCCGAGGGGAGGGCGCGGGAGCCGGGGCTTCCTTCCCTAAGCGCGACCCCGGGGTCAGGATAGCGGCGCGGCGCCGCCCCGCCCCGCGGGGATCTCCAAGCGTTCGCCGCAGGCCTCTCCCCAGCCCCAGCGCGAGGGCCCGGAAGCCTGAAGCCCCGAGGCGTGCCGGGTCCTGCCCGCTAGGGCCGACCAAGACAGAGGCCGGGCGGAGGCCAGTGCGCCTCGGGGCCCCCCTcgtcccctcccccgccccctaCTCGGGACATCGCCCGCCCGGGCTCCTTCCCCCACCGACTCCCGGGTCCGGCCCGGGGCTGCGGAGCCAGGGCGGGGCGGGGCCGCGGGGCTCGGGCCGGGCCGGGCGGCACCGCCCCTAGGCTCGTTACCTGCAAATTAAACACCTGAACCGGCAGCGGCATCTTCCTCCTACCCCGCCGCGGCGCCGTCCACATCCGGGTCGCCTGGGCCTCGCCACGAGCACATCCGGGTCAcggggggaggggcggggagggACGGGAAGTAAAGTCGGTTCGGCCGCGGGGGCGGCGGGGGACGCCCTTAAAGGGGCAGAAGTCGCCACCGTGGCCCCGCAGCTGCCGCTTGCTCGTGCCTCagctcccctcttttctcccacCTCAGGCgctgagggaggggaggggcttCGGGGGCCTAGCActggggagaaactgaggcagagaaaactGGTAAAGGGCCTGCTGCTTCTCCGTGCGTCCCCTGGGTGCTCGGCATCCGTCGGGAGGCCGCGCCTGGAGCCTGGAGTCCTGGCCGCCCAGTCCGGGCCCGTGGCCCGCTGTGGGCAGGCTGCGATGGCCGGGCCCGGGGCCCGCTGGGGCTGAAGAATGACCTGCACTGGCGTGGGGCTCGGCAAACTCTGCTTCGTGCTGTCCGTAGCCTTGGGAGCctttttgctgctgctgctgcccctCCCCCGCCTCCAGGCTCCTTGGGGGGTCTGGGCCCACCGGCCGCCCCGGCCGCCCCCGACCTGCGCGCAGCCGCCCCGCGCCCAGCGGCCCCGGGAGGGGGGCGTGGCCCAGCCCCTGCAGGACGTGCTCCAGCGGCTTCTGGGGGCGCCAGCCGCGCACCCCCGGGCGCCCGATAGGCTGGAGCCCAGGGACATCTTCATCGCAGTGAAGACCACCAAGAAGTATCATAAGTCTCGACTGGAACTGCTTTTCCGCACCTGGATTTCCCGGGCCCAACAGCAGGTTGGACGAACTCCCTTCCCGGATCTTTTCTTGACGACCTGGCAGGATCACAGAGGGAGAAGGAACCTCTGGGGGACCCGGCACTCAGCGGGGTGCCTTGTCTTAGGTGGCTCTCTCCCGGGGAGAACTTTAGATTTGGaaagagggaccttagaagttaCCTAGGAGGTTAACCTATTAAGCCTGGCATATAGTACGTGCTTCATGACTCGGCTTAGTTAGAGGCAACCTATCCCTGTGGAAGGGGTAAAACAGAATTTGaattagaagagatctcagaaatTAATTTAAGAATTCACTCAGTACTAAgcgtagcacatagtaggcagtaAATGCTTTCCGAAGACCTCCAGAGAACCTCCATTTTCCTCTTGACAACATGAATTCCTAGTGCTTAACTTTCTCTTGCAGGTCAGATTGAGGTCCTCTGCTTCACAGTTTCTTTAGCAGAAACTGCCTTCAAAATGTACTATTGTCAGGTCAACAGGCATTTAAGGGCTTACTGTGTGGCTGGTACTGTGCTAAGGGACCTGCTCTGAAAGAGCTCACATTGGAGAAACATACAAGATTAGAAGTAATCTCTTAGGGGAGGCACTAACATTcagaaggatggaaaggtttcCTGCAGAAAGGAGGTTTTGAGCTGATTCTGAAGACCTTGGCTCCTTTGAAATCCACTCCATTTCACTCCAATGTGAATTGAGCAGCTTCTTAAATGCTTAACATTGTTCCAGTactaaaggagagaaaagaagatgagcAAGACATAGTCCCTCTAGGAGATGAAGATAAATGTTCATagtcaaacaaacatttattcagcacctactatgtaccaggcattgtactaagctaTTTACATGAGTGAATAGAATACAAATTGGGCTGTCATAAAGGCTTTGGAGAAATGCTAAATTCCAAGAGATAGTGAAAGCTTGTCCACCTCTGtggaaaagggaagattttataGGTAGAggggacttggaatcaggaatacttgggttcagatctagcctcagacaactggtgagaggaagagggagaaacagaatgACATACTCACCCATTcatgtcatcctgggcaagttacttaacctgtttgtcttaattttctcatctgtaaaatggtgataatagcacctagcttTCAGAGTTGATATGAGGATAACATGAAACAACGTTTGTACAGCTCTCAGCATAGTACCCAGCAAatagcactatgtaaatattatttattagataagTGAATAGCATTTACCTGAACCTTGAAAAATGGGTAGGATTGTTAGCAGTCAAAAATctgaaagagggggcagctgagtagctcagtggattgagagccaggcctagagatgggaggtcctaggttcaaatctggcctcagccacttcccagctgtgtgaccctgggcaagtcacttgacccccattgcctagcccttaccactcttctgccttggagctaatacacagtattgactccaagacggaaggtaagggtttaaaaaaaaaatctgaaagaacATAGTATTTCTAAGTATAAGAAATAGCAAGAACACAGGTACTGGTGTGGATAGAGAGCAAATCTTGTTCAGGAAATGGCAAGTAGTGCTGATAGACTAAATCATCCTggtttgtggaaaaaaaaaacaaagtgaatTTAGGCTGAATTgtggaaagttttaaaaaaattttttttattttaaaatattttttcatgtttcatgattcattttctttccctcccccctcccagagctgacaagcaattccactgggttgtataaatgttgccacttgatacctatttccatattatttatttttgctatagaatgattttttaaaagtctaaaccCCACATCACTTACCCATAAGTGATgccatatgttttgcttttgcatttctgctcccatagttctttccctgtggatagcattcttttacatgagtccttcaggagtgtcctggcttgttgcattgcttctagtagcaaagtccattacattggattgttccacagtgttttactctctgtgtacaatgttctcctggttctgctcatttcactctgcatcagttcattgaggttctcccagttcatatagaaatcctccacaTCATCAATCATTACAggacaatagtatttcatcactatcatcttccacaatttgttcagccattccccagtggagggacaccccctcattttccaattttttgccaccacaaaaagcggactatatttttgtactagtatttttccttgttatctccttggggtacaaacccagcagtgatattactggatcaaaggatatgcatccttttaaagcccttttcacATAATTCCAGATGCCTTCCATAATGGCTGgacaaattcacaactccaccagcaatgcattttgcttgattttgccacaacccctcgaacatttattttttttctttactgtcatagtggtcaatctgctaggtatgaggtggtacctcagcattgttttgatttgtgtttctctaattatgagagacttagaatgctttttcatgtgcttattgatagttttgatttctttatctgaaaagtgccctagtcccttgaccatttgtcaggtggggaatggcttgattttttttgtacaattggcttagctccttataaatttgagaaatgagatctttgtcagaggtttttcttataaagtttttcccccctatttgttgcttcccttctaattttggttgcattagttttgtttgcacagaaacttttaaatttaatataatcaaaattattcattttacattttgtagtgttctcgatcttctgcttggtcttaaaactccttcctttcctatagatctgatctgatctatgttcacctaatttgtttgttatttccctctttatatttaagtcatttacccactctgagtttTAATTTCTCCCAAGTGTATTCCATTGATCTGCCCTTCTATTTCTAAGCCAGTACCACATAGTTTTGATGATAactgatttatagtataatttgagatctagtaaagctaggcctccatcctccactctttttcattgtttcccttgatatttttgatcttttgttcttccagataaactttgtaataattttttctaattctataaaaaatgttttggtagtttgataggtatagagctgaataagtaaattaatttaggtaggattgtcatttttattatattagcttgtccttcccatgagcaaatgatgcttttccaattgtttagatctagttttatttgtgtgaagagtgttttgtggttatgttcatattcctaaatttgtcttggcaagtaaatTCCCAGATATTTGGAAAGTCTTGAATATCCTAATGGCTAAGTAATTTGGctagggttgggggtggggtatTGACTGTTTTTGAGCAGTAGAATGACTTGGCAAGTAGAATTGGTATagtatggaggatggattacTGTGCCTCTGGGATCAGAGTCTGTGGTTATTTTCTGGCCCCTTTCAACTATGAGGGGTTACATTGGACAGAATGAAGGTGAAAATGTACTTTTAACTTGAATTTAGAAAACctagattttttttgttaaagAGGCActgtgatatagtggaaagaggagTCTTAAGGACTTGAATTTCAATCCCAGCAATgctactccctgtgtgaccttgagtgagtcacttaatccctctgggcctcagtttccttgtctgtaaaattaggagattgagctagatgacctccaagatctCTTTCTGTTCCAAATCTTATGAATAGTTATATCAGAGAAAAACTATATAGGCACACTATTCAAATTGGAATTATTCCATTTGGCTTCATATTTTGGGAAACAGGTTAAATAAATATTCTTAATTTACTAGTATAAAATTGtaacacaattttaaaagaaaaacagttcctTTCTTTAATGAAAACATTAATTTTCTGACCCTGTTCTCTGTGAACCCAAGggtatttatttcttctttcagcACTGGTGGCTTTGTGCATCTTTCCATGGGCAGTTTATTTCAGCAGAGATATAGTGGCTAAAACCTAGGGAAGTGGTTTTGTAGATTCCAAGACTTTGGAATAACCTTAGGGTTGCCCCAGGTCGAAGACAAATCTGTGTCTTCTATTTATCTTTACTCCCAACAGGCCTAAGGACAGGAATCAGGGACCCTGGAAAGGATATTTTACACATTAAggattgctttaagatttattaGGCGTATtactacattatttttattgaagcTCATGATACCCCATGAAGTATAGATATTATAGGTTTTAGCCCTGTCTTACCAATGTGGATCCTGAGGCTCAGGGTAAATGtgttgtccaaagtcacatatctAGTGAGTGGCAGAGGTAGGATTCGATTCTAAGTATAGCAGTCTTTCCATTCTTGATATGTTGGCAAAAACACTGGCAAAAAAAGGGCCATATAAGGTGCTGGCCTTGGTAGGCTGCATGTGCAAACTGGCATGGGCCAGTGGCAGTGTCTCAGAAAGTATTTTTTCAACTCTtggacctatttttttttctccagacttTCATCTTCACGGATGGTGAGGACCCAGAGTTACGCCTTCGAGCAGGTAATTAAGTTTCCCATTGAACCTCTCTGTCCTGAATACTGGTATTACATCTGACAGATTACATGGATAAGGAATATTTGGCTTCCCATTGCTACCCAAGAGCCTTGGACAAGAACAAGTTTAACTCATTGGAATGGTGATTGGCTTCCATATAGGAGGAGTCTGAACCTGTTTTCATGACAGTAGGCCCCAGGGTAGAGTCTCCTCTACTAAGGTCATCACTGTCTGAATAAATCACTAACTACAGAGACACCAGAATTAAAACATAAGTTGGTATAGATTGTATTGAGCCCTGATGTTTGGCTGGCTTCCAGAAtgccatatgaactgggagagtAGAACTAGGCAAAAGAATGTATCAAATAAATGATGTTTTACTGGAACTTCCTGATTCTACTTCAGCTATATTTTCATTGTATGCCTGTGGCTTTGGGGGTTGAGGGCCTTTGAAGGTGaggggtggtgggggtggtgATGGTGTTGTAGGTCTGGATTTAGGATTTAATTGATGGGTAGTTTTCAGTATGTAGACTTCCTCTTTCATCCACGATGTATATTGACAACTTATTTCCATAAGATTGTCATAGAGAGTCccaggggttaagagacttgccagggtcatatggataatcagaggtaggatttgaatccgtGTCTTGATTCCTCTAACTCCTCtaccaaattgtctctcctggaattgACTACTATTTTGCTTTCCCTTCCATTAACCCATCCCTTATTTTCTCCAGGAGATCATGTCATCAACACCAATTGTTCCTCCATGCACACACGCCAAGCACTCTGTTGCAAAATGTCTGTGGAGTATGACAAGTTCATCGAGTCAGGAAGGAAGTACGTGAGTTTCCAAGCCAGAAAACTAGGTGGGAGTTATTCAGAAAACCCCAGAAATCCCAACCAGCAGGTCACAAGACAGCTTGTTTTTATGGGCCTCGTCCTGCAGCTCTAGTTTCTCCCCCAGCTCTTTCAGCTGCCAGACTGAACAGCTGGGTTCATTGAGGCTGCCAACAGTAATAGTCTCTATCCTACTTAATGTGgctctttccttctcatctcttgCAGATGGTTCTGCCATGTGGATGATGACAATTATGTGAACTCCAAAGGACTTCTACAgctgctctctggtttctccccAAGTCAGGATGTCTATGTGGGTCGACCTAGCCTGGACCACCCTATTGAGGCAGCTGACAGAGCCCAGGGAAGTGGAACTGTGAGtagtttggaaattttttttggtaggagttgggatggggaggaggaTCAGGGTggatggtggggagggaaacaactGAGAATTTAAGACTAGAAAGACAGAAATCAGGGAATCACTTGCCTCTcatacctgtgtgatcttggacaagttgtCTAACCCCCATGGgctagtttcctcttctgtaaagggaattgaattaaatgacctccaggttccctttcagctccaaatcttTCATCTGTCATCTGATTTGGCCCCCAGAGGACTTCTCAAAGGTAGTGGGAGTGGAAGAGTAGGAGTAACAGCAGGAAGGAGAAGGCCAAACAGGGGTGTTCCAGGAAGTTGAAAGCCAAATGAAGACATCTCAGAGCAGctagaactgaaaaggaagagACTAGACTAAGAACCAATGAAAAATGATTGTCTGGAACTCCTAAATTTTCCAGGGGAAGCAAGTTTGGAGTAGAAGAGGAAGCTTGGGAGAGGCAAGATGATATGGGGACCATTTTTCCCTGGACCCAGCGACCAGGGTCTCCAGAGCTTATATTTGTGTTTAAACAGAGCTTTGTAGTTTTATGAAGTACTTTTATGTTCCTTTGAGGTAGGTAAAGTATGTACCTCGTCGacattttatcaatgagaaaaCTTAGGTTCCGAGGATATACACAAGAGCTGGAATTTAAAATTGaattccagtgttctttctatccCACAATGTTATATCAAAGACCAGGAACTCCAGACAAAGGGCAGGCTTTAGCAGATGAATCTggtgaggggaaagggaggggtcTAATGGGCAAGCCTTAAGGAATGTAGCCTCTCACCCACCAGCCCTTGATGTTGGGTTCTCTCTGCTTGCCTCCCAGGCCTCTACAGTCAAGTTCTGGTTTGCCACAGGAGGAGCTGGGTTCTGCATCAGCAGAGGTCTTGCCCTCAAAATGAGTCCTTGGGCCAGGTGAGTGGGAGCCTCTGGGCTTCCCAACTCCAAGGAACCAGTTCCACAAGATCTTGAAAAGTAGGTCAAGACAGGTGGGAAGGGCAGATCCAGGCATGTCCTGAGCAACCTCTCCCCCTTCCTTGCAGTCTGGGCAACTTCATTAGCACTGCTGAGAAGGTCAGACTCCCTGATGACTGCACCATTGGGTATATCATCGAAGGACTGCTGCAGGTGAAACTGCTACATAGCACCCTCTTCCACTCCCACCTGGAGAACTTGCAGAGGCTGCCAGCTGATACCCTGCTCAGACAGGTACCACACCCAGCCCCTATCACAGCCAGCTTTAGGGCTAACTTTATTTTGAGTCCTTAGCCAGCTCTCTGCCACCAGGGATCATGCTCCTTTGACGTGACTCTCTTCCTTGGGTGCTCAAGTGTGTGTGTCTCTTCCCTCAACTTGGCCTTGAACTCTATGGAACTGACTCTTAAACTTCTGGAGAGGTCATCCCTTGGACAAGTAAATTTGCTGCAAGGTATCTTGGCTGAGGCAGGAAAGAGAGTGAAatccccctttccttccatctgaaTCACTCTttaagaagagtggtaagggctaggcaactgggattaagtgacttggccacgaTCATATATatagctgggaggtgtctgaggccagatttgaacctgtggGACctccctctaggcctggctctcaatccactgagctacccagctgccccctccataacTACTCTTAAAGCTCACAAATCAACTGTCACCCAAGAGCACACACATTTCACTAATA
It includes:
- the GPS1 gene encoding COP9 signalosome complex subunit 1 isoform X10, which codes for MARVRPGPARPSVGLSPRPRDPGSWRPRLSGPASSVSGSGGAESQDRMRDSSAPSSASSSVTDLYCTPHSSRSDLFLPGTAGDFSLSASLSACTLLYEGAVEPMQIDVDPQEDQQNAPDINYVVENPTLDLEQYASSYSGLMRIERLQFIADHCPQLRVEALKMALSFVQRTFNVDVYEEIHRKLSEATRELQNAPDAVPEGGVEPPPLDTAWVEATRKKALLKLEKLDTDLKNYKGNSIKESIRRGHDDLGDHYLDCGDLSNALKCYSRARDYCTSAKHVINMCLNVIKQVSVYLQNWSHVLSYVSKAESTPEIAEQRGERDSQTQAILTKLKCAAGLAELAARKYKQAAKCFLLASFDHCDFPELLSPSNVAVYGGLCALATFDRQELQRNVISSRGQETEGSGVCSSFKLFLELEPQVRDIIFKFYESKYASCLKMLDEMKDNLLLDMYLAPHVRTLYTQIRNRALIQYFSPYVSADMRKMAIAFNTTVAALEDELTQLILEGLINARIDSHSKILYARDVDQRSTTFEKSLLMGKEFQRRAKAMILRAAVLRNQIHVKSPPREGSQGELTPANSQSRMSTNM
- the GPS1 gene encoding COP9 signalosome complex subunit 1 isoform X16, with protein sequence MWTAPRRGRRKMPLPVQVFNLQPASSVSGSGGAESQDRMRDSSAPSSASSSVTDLYCTPHSSRSDLFLPGTAGDFSLSASLSACTLLYEGAVEPMQIDVDPQEDQQNAPDINYVVENPTLDLEQYASSYSGLMRIERLQFIADHCPQLRVEALKMALSFVQRTFNVDVYEEIHRKLSEATRELQNAPDAVPEGGVEPPPLDTAWVEATRKKALLKLEKLDTDLKNYKGNSIKESIRRGHDDLGDHYLDCGDLSNALKCYSRARDYCTSAKHVINMCLNVIKVSVYLQNWSHVLSYVSKAESTPEIAEQRGERDSQTQAILTKLKCAAGLAELAARKYKQAAKCFLLASFDHCDFPELLSPSNVAVYGGLCALATFDRQELQRNVISSSSFKLFLELEPQVRDIIFKFYESKYASCLKMLDEMKDNLLLDMYLAPHVRTLYTQIRNRALIQYFSPYVSADMRKMAIAFNTTVAALEDELTQLILEGLINARIDSHSKILYARDVDQRSTTFEKSLLMGKEFQRRAKAMILRAAVLRNQIHVKSPPREGSQGELTPANSQSRMSTNM
- the GPS1 gene encoding COP9 signalosome complex subunit 1 isoform X8, with the translated sequence MKMSLGSSLSGARGCAAGAPRSRWSTSCRGWATPPSRGRWARGGCAQVGGGRGGRWAQTPQGAWRRGRGSSSSKKAPKATDSTKQSLPSPTPVQVILQPQRAPGPAIAACPQRATGPDWAARTPGSRRGLPTDAEHPGDARRSSRPFTSFLCLSFSPVLGPRSPSPPSAPEVGEKRGAEARASGSCGATVATSAPLRASPAAPAAEPTLLPVPPRPSPRDPDVLVARPRRPGCGRRRGGVGGRCRCRFRCLICSSRSDLFLPGTAGDFSLSASLSACTLLYEGAVEPMQIDVDPQEDQQNAPDINYVVENPTLDLEQYASSYSGLMRIERLQFIADHCPQLRVEALKMALSFVQRTFNVDVYEEIHRKLSEATRELQNAPDAVPEGGVEPPPLDTAWVEATRKKALLKLEKLDTDLKNYKGNSIKESIRRGHDDLGDHYLDCGDLSNALKCYSRARDYCTSAKHVINMCLNVIKVSVYLQNWSHVLSYVSKAESTPEIAERGERDSQTQAILTKLKCAAGLAELAARKYKQAAKCFLLASFDHCDFPELLSPSNVAVYGGLCALATFDRQELQRNVISSSSFKLFLELEPQVRDIIFKFYESKYASCLKMLDEMKDNLLLDMYLAPHVRTLYTQIRNRALIQYFSPYVSADMRKMAIAFNTTVAALEDELTQLILEGLINARIDSHSKILYARDVDQRSTTFEKSLLMGKEFQRRAKAMILRAAVLRNQIHVKSPPREGSQGELTPANSQSRMSTNM